A stretch of the Vibrio gazogenes genome encodes the following:
- a CDS encoding GGDEF domain-containing protein → MQDLLDKVKDAGLDVTAVSGEEAITFWEQVKNDIASTPWQKAQCYIISAEYRVSLNQFQQSIEELKAARALLQFPQDADKILSIEISLSERFIAIGDYQTALQAYISISNLAVEYGFIDEYAQAVLGMGSLCHRYGDPAKAIRFYQKIDSIDHALSSRVLRLRYKISTLACCIDLKNYKQAEQLIKECEELSILVSDKTLAGQILLYKAKICLARNHVFDALHIIASVPYTTRHNYLISLSCLIKIELALCFTQIGKAHLAEMLLLSQNKKIASFTHPELKKDLYQALSYIYEYQHKYQQALDCQKRAFQVEIDLMKRIPIGDLGTTQLRRLSRFELQLKLILSEIENRELKETTENQKNTVAQLQQDVFTDPLTKLHNRRWLDTKLKDLLLHETPFAFLVVDIDHFKSINDELSHLVGDKAIVNVSRLLSEYFGFQQASCVRFGGEEFLVIIEETTLEDAQAHGEHFRENIYQFNWQEILGERGLTVSIGVTLHREGENTQRTFYRADKALYRAKANGRNQVCIEE, encoded by the coding sequence ATGCAGGACTTACTCGATAAAGTAAAAGATGCAGGTCTTGATGTCACTGCGGTCAGTGGGGAAGAAGCCATCACTTTCTGGGAACAAGTCAAGAATGACATTGCCTCAACACCATGGCAAAAAGCTCAGTGTTATATCATCAGCGCAGAATACCGCGTATCGCTCAATCAGTTTCAGCAAAGTATCGAAGAACTCAAAGCCGCCCGGGCATTACTGCAATTCCCACAAGATGCTGACAAAATTTTATCGATAGAAATTAGTTTAAGTGAACGCTTTATCGCAATCGGGGATTATCAAACTGCCTTACAGGCGTATATTTCGATTTCAAACCTCGCCGTTGAGTACGGCTTTATTGATGAATATGCGCAAGCAGTCCTCGGGATGGGCTCACTCTGTCATCGCTATGGTGATCCGGCTAAAGCAATACGCTTTTATCAAAAAATCGATAGTATTGATCATGCACTCTCCAGTCGTGTGCTTCGCCTTCGCTATAAAATATCGACGCTCGCCTGCTGTATTGACCTCAAAAATTATAAGCAGGCAGAACAGCTCATCAAAGAGTGTGAGGAACTCAGTATTCTGGTCAGTGACAAAACGCTGGCGGGTCAGATCCTGTTATACAAAGCCAAGATTTGTCTCGCTAGAAATCATGTTTTCGATGCGCTACACATTATTGCCTCTGTCCCTTATACCACGCGACATAACTACCTGATCTCACTTTCGTGCTTAATCAAAATCGAGTTGGCACTCTGCTTCACCCAAATCGGGAAAGCCCATCTCGCAGAAATGCTGCTCCTGAGCCAGAATAAGAAAATCGCGTCATTTACCCATCCGGAATTGAAAAAAGATCTATATCAGGCGCTCAGTTATATCTATGAATACCAACATAAATACCAGCAAGCACTAGACTGTCAAAAGCGCGCTTTTCAGGTCGAAATCGATTTGATGAAACGGATTCCGATCGGCGACTTGGGCACAACGCAGCTGCGTCGGCTATCTCGCTTTGAACTTCAGTTGAAACTGATTTTGTCAGAGATCGAAAATCGGGAGCTCAAAGAAACAACAGAAAATCAAAAGAACACGGTTGCCCAGCTCCAGCAGGATGTATTTACCGATCCGCTGACCAAACTCCACAATCGCCGCTGGCTGGATACGAAGCTCAAGGATCTGCTGCTGCATGAAACTCCCTTCGCCTTTCTTGTCGTCGATATTGACCATTTCAAATCCATTAATGATGAGCTCAGTCACCTTGTCGGAGACAAAGCCATCGTGAATGTATCCAGATTACTCAGCGAGTATTTCGGCTTTCAACAGGCCTCCTGTGTACGTTTTGGCGGTGAAGAATTTCTGGTCATTATCGAAGAGACAACGCTGGAAGATGCACAAGCCCATGGTGAACACTTCCGTGAAAATATATATCAATTTAATTGGCAAGAAATTCTGGGAGAAAGAGGATTGACGGTCAGTATTGGCGTTACGTTACATCGGGAAGGAGAGAATACGCAGCGGACCTTCTATCGCGCGGATAAAGCGCTCTACCGCGCGAAAGCCAACGGCCGTAACCAAGTCTGTATCGAAGAGTAA
- a CDS encoding YbgA family protein: MMETKIPVGVSSCVTGQQVRFDGGHKKSHFVMGELAPFCEFVPVCPEVGAGMTTPRPTIRQYEKHGVIRLVETKNDTADYTEQMAEFTDRALHELGQLQQPLCGYVVAAKSPTCGMKQVKVYHDGGVRKEGVGLYTQKLMATMPWLPVEEDGRLNDANLRENFILRVFCLHDLYQSVGHDPTPASVVAFHSRYKFTLMAHSPEAYRSIGRMVAHMGDKTPTEFFAQYRLALMQALAKPASRKNSTNVLMHLQGYFKRALKPDQKAELTRIIHEYRQGLVPLLVPVTLIQHYLTLYPNSYLAQQHYLNPYPQALKLRYGL; encoded by the coding sequence ATGATGGAAACGAAAATCCCAGTAGGTGTGAGTAGTTGTGTGACCGGTCAACAGGTCCGTTTTGATGGCGGGCATAAGAAAAGCCATTTTGTGATGGGCGAGTTGGCACCATTCTGCGAGTTTGTGCCGGTTTGCCCAGAAGTTGGCGCAGGTATGACGACTCCCAGACCCACCATCCGTCAGTACGAGAAACACGGTGTAATTCGGTTAGTGGAAACGAAAAACGATACGGCTGATTATACCGAACAGATGGCAGAATTTACCGACAGAGCCCTTCATGAGCTAGGTCAGCTACAACAACCCTTGTGCGGTTATGTCGTGGCGGCTAAATCACCAACCTGCGGGATGAAGCAAGTCAAGGTTTATCATGACGGGGGGGTACGTAAAGAGGGTGTCGGTTTATATACACAGAAGCTGATGGCGACGATGCCTTGGTTGCCGGTTGAAGAAGATGGCCGCCTGAATGACGCCAATTTGCGTGAGAACTTTATCTTGCGTGTTTTTTGTCTGCACGACCTGTATCAGTCAGTCGGCCATGATCCGACACCGGCCAGTGTCGTTGCATTTCACAGTCGCTATAAATTTACGCTGATGGCGCATAGCCCGGAAGCTTATCGTTCGATCGGCAGAATGGTGGCTCACATGGGAGATAAGACACCCACAGAATTTTTTGCACAATATCGGCTGGCACTGATGCAAGCATTGGCAAAACCCGCGAGCCGAAAAAACAGCACCAATGTATTGATGCACCTCCAAGGATACTTTAAGCGAGCGCTTAAACCGGATCAAAAAGCAGAGCTGACACGCATTATTCACGAGTATCGTCAGGGACTTGTTCCGTTACTGGTGCCGGTTACACTGATTCAACATTATCTCACGCTTTATCCAAATTCTTATTTGGCACAACAGCATTATTTAAACCCTTACCCACAAGCATTGAAGTTACGTTATGGACTCTAA
- a CDS encoding MerR family transcriptional regulator, giving the protein MDSKEKRYAIREVSAITGVKPVTLRAWQRRYHLVEPSRTEKGHRLYSEQDIQQIQQIQSWLAKGISIGNVAQLLQSADASELELSGSGGLEECEAFLSALAQLNRGKAEAVLVAVLKNYPLDIVRQQFVMPVDAALLRMKSSQQSIQRGLFQSMLIGQFAWMITTANRASHLGKCLCVSLDAAGSIWAWLHALQIAEQGYFTALLDGVEELSGLLEHANEGVFQRIDFFSNRALTGKQQQVIRQLQQLQVQRGGSPEQIQQIQGQAPLVVTSDGLLQPFDAKA; this is encoded by the coding sequence ATGGACTCTAAAGAAAAACGTTATGCAATTCGTGAAGTCTCGGCGATCACCGGTGTAAAGCCTGTGACGCTCAGAGCATGGCAGCGTCGCTACCATTTGGTCGAGCCGAGTAGAACAGAAAAAGGGCACCGATTATACAGTGAACAAGATATTCAGCAGATTCAGCAGATTCAGAGTTGGCTGGCGAAAGGGATTTCGATTGGTAATGTCGCACAATTGCTCCAGTCTGCGGATGCGTCGGAACTTGAGCTTTCCGGTTCCGGGGGGCTGGAAGAGTGTGAGGCATTTCTTTCTGCGTTAGCTCAGTTGAATCGCGGTAAGGCTGAGGCTGTTTTGGTGGCAGTGTTGAAAAACTATCCGTTGGACATTGTCAGACAGCAATTTGTGATGCCGGTCGATGCGGCGCTGTTGCGGATGAAAAGCTCCCAGCAATCGATTCAGCGCGGGTTGTTCCAATCCATGTTAATCGGACAGTTTGCCTGGATGATTACCACGGCCAACCGGGCCAGTCATTTGGGGAAGTGTCTGTGTGTCAGTCTCGATGCAGCGGGTAGTATCTGGGCATGGTTGCACGCGTTACAGATTGCGGAGCAGGGATATTTTACCGCGTTACTTGATGGTGTTGAGGAACTGTCCGGATTACTCGAACATGCCAACGAAGGGGTATTTCAGCGCATCGATTTTTTCTCGAATCGGGCCCTGACGGGCAAGCAGCAGCAAGTGATTCGCCAGCTACAGCAGTTGCAAGTGCAGAGGGGAGGTTCACCTGAACAAATACAACAAATACAAGGACAGGCACCGTTGGTTGTGACCAGTGATGGTCTATTACAGCCATTTGATGCGAAAGCGTGA